A genomic segment from Bradyrhizobium diazoefficiens USDA 110 encodes:
- a CDS encoding ABC transporter ATP-binding protein: protein MPDTAIAEAPAKAASGGNILQVRNLEAWYGESHILHGINFDVNAGEVVTLLGRNGAGKTTTLKSIMGIIGKRTGSVKFNTQEIIRTTSDKIARMGIAFCPEERGIFSSLDVRENLLLPPVVREGGLPLEQIFDLFPNLKERLNSQGTKLSGGEQQMLAIARILRTGASFLMLDEPTEGLAPVIIQQIGHTIARLKKEGFTILLVEQNFRFASTVADRYYVVEHGKIIDGFSNAELAANMDKLHTYLGV, encoded by the coding sequence ATGCCTGACACTGCGATCGCCGAGGCTCCGGCAAAGGCTGCGAGCGGCGGAAACATCCTCCAGGTCCGCAACCTCGAGGCCTGGTATGGCGAGTCCCACATCCTGCATGGGATCAATTTCGACGTGAACGCGGGCGAGGTTGTCACCCTGCTCGGGCGTAACGGCGCCGGCAAGACGACCACGCTGAAGTCGATCATGGGCATCATCGGCAAGCGTACCGGCTCGGTGAAGTTCAACACCCAGGAGATCATCCGCACGACCTCCGATAAGATCGCGCGCATGGGCATCGCGTTCTGCCCGGAAGAGCGGGGGATATTCTCCAGCCTCGACGTGCGGGAGAATTTGTTGTTGCCGCCAGTGGTCCGCGAAGGCGGACTGCCGCTCGAGCAGATCTTCGACCTGTTTCCGAACCTGAAGGAGCGGCTCAACAGCCAGGGCACGAAGTTGTCCGGCGGCGAGCAGCAGATGCTGGCGATCGCGCGCATCCTGCGCACCGGTGCGAGCTTCCTGATGCTGGACGAGCCGACCGAAGGGTTGGCGCCAGTCATCATCCAGCAGATCGGCCACACCATTGCGCGGCTCAAGAAGGAGGGCTTTACGATCCTCCTGGTCGAGCAGAACTTCCGGTTCGCATCCACCGTTGCCGACCGCTACTACGTGGTCGAGCACGGCAAGATCATTGACGGATTTTCCAATGCGGAGCTTGCCGCCAACATGGACAAGCTCCACACTTATCTCGGCGTCTAG
- a CDS encoding glutathione S-transferase family protein, whose protein sequence is MSDLSAFPITKRWPARHPELLQLYSLPTPNGVKVSIMLEEIGLPYEVHLVDFGKDDQKTPEFLSLNPNGKIPAILDPNGPGGRPLPLFESGAILQYLAEKTGKLLPQDAARRYQAIQWVHFQMGGIGPMFGQVGFFHKFAGKDFEDKRPLERYVGESRRLLGVMETHLAGRQWFMDDDYTIADISMLGWVRNLIGFYGAGDLVEFTQFKSVAAWLERGLTRPAVQRGLNIPKRP, encoded by the coding sequence ATGTCCGATCTCTCCGCCTTTCCCATCACCAAGCGCTGGCCGGCAAGGCATCCGGAGCTGCTTCAGCTCTATTCGTTGCCGACGCCGAACGGCGTCAAGGTGTCGATCATGCTGGAGGAGATCGGGCTTCCCTACGAGGTCCATCTCGTCGATTTCGGCAAGGACGACCAGAAGACGCCCGAGTTTCTGTCGCTCAATCCGAACGGCAAGATCCCGGCGATCCTCGATCCCAACGGTCCCGGCGGCCGGCCGCTGCCGCTGTTCGAGTCCGGGGCTATCCTGCAATATCTAGCGGAGAAGACCGGCAAGCTGTTGCCGCAGGATGCCGCGCGCCGCTACCAGGCCATCCAGTGGGTGCATTTCCAGATGGGCGGGATCGGGCCTATGTTCGGCCAGGTCGGTTTCTTCCACAAATTCGCCGGCAAGGATTTCGAGGACAAGCGGCCGCTAGAACGCTACGTGGGCGAGTCCAGGCGTCTGCTCGGCGTGATGGAGACGCATCTGGCCGGCCGGCAATGGTTCATGGATGACGACTACACCATCGCCGACATCTCGATGCTTGGCTGGGTGCGCAACCTCATCGGCTTCTACGGCGCCGGTGATCTCGTCGAATTCACCCAGTTCAAATCGGTTGCCGCATGGCTCGAACGGGGACTTACACGTCCGGCGGTGCAACGTGGGCTCAACATTCCGAAACGGCCGTGA
- a CDS encoding YgaP family membrane protein, with product MGFYRKNIGGLHQAVRVALGIAVAIAAFAYLSGLAAWLVALGGAGFALTGLVGYCPMCAMAGIGRGGVS from the coding sequence ATGGGATTTTACAGGAAGAACATCGGCGGCCTGCATCAGGCGGTGCGGGTGGCGCTCGGAATTGCGGTCGCGATTGCCGCGTTCGCGTATCTGTCGGGGCTTGCGGCGTGGCTGGTCGCGCTCGGCGGCGCAGGCTTCGCGCTGACCGGCCTCGTCGGCTACTGCCCGATGTGCGCGATGGCCGGAATCGGACGAGGAGGCGTGTCGTGA
- a CDS encoding Lin0512 family protein: protein MTRVRCITEMGMGVDVHGRDATKAAKRAVSDAIRHSSLGFFRMIGKTANDMFVDVTIGVPNPEGVDKEAVAKELPYGTVTVTAVKGGLEIPSATEVANDPILIANAAVIVSFDKE, encoded by the coding sequence ATGACTCGCGTTCGCTGTATCACCGAGATGGGCATGGGCGTCGACGTTCACGGCAGGGACGCCACCAAGGCGGCGAAGCGGGCGGTGTCGGATGCCATCCGGCATTCGAGCCTCGGTTTCTTCCGGATGATCGGCAAGACCGCGAACGACATGTTCGTCGATGTCACGATCGGAGTGCCCAACCCCGAGGGGGTGGACAAGGAAGCCGTTGCGAAGGAGCTGCCCTACGGCACCGTGACCGTGACTGCGGTCAAGGGCGGACTTGAGATTCCCTCGGCCACGGAAGTGGCCAACGACCCCATCCTCATCGCCAATGCCGCCGTCATCGTCAGCTTCGACAAGGAGTAG
- a CDS encoding carboxymuconolactone decarboxylase family protein, whose protein sequence is MTDYQNSDDLRSVPAFVALAPVEANAFLAFNHAVERKDGLIPPKYRELISLAVALTTQCAYCLDVHTAQAAKAGATREEVAEAALIAAAVRAGGTLGHALLAQRLFERHQGETTG, encoded by the coding sequence ATGACCGATTATCAAAACTCCGATGACCTGAGATCCGTCCCGGCCTTCGTCGCGCTCGCGCCGGTCGAGGCCAACGCCTTCCTCGCCTTCAATCATGCCGTCGAGCGCAAGGACGGCTTGATCCCGCCGAAATATCGCGAGCTGATTTCGCTCGCGGTCGCGCTCACCACGCAATGCGCCTATTGCCTCGACGTGCATACGGCACAGGCGGCGAAAGCCGGTGCGACGCGCGAGGAGGTCGCGGAAGCTGCGTTGATCGCCGCTGCGGTCCGCGCCGGCGGCACGCTCGGCCATGCGCTGTTGGCCCAGCGCCTGTTCGAACGACATCAAGGTGAAACCACGGGATGA
- a CDS encoding tRNA-binding protein: protein MHVTHDPAAAPSPTIDFNSFLAVDIRVGTIVDAKPFPEARKPAWRLWIDFGPAIGVRKSSAQITENHPLETLVGQQVAAVVNFPPRQIGPVVSEVLTLGFPDADGKVVLVQPGKPVPNGGRLF, encoded by the coding sequence ATGCACGTCACCCACGATCCCGCCGCGGCCCCGTCGCCGACCATCGACTTCAACAGCTTCCTCGCGGTCGATATCCGCGTCGGCACCATCGTCGATGCCAAGCCGTTCCCGGAGGCGCGCAAGCCGGCCTGGCGGCTGTGGATCGACTTCGGCCCGGCGATCGGCGTGCGCAAGAGCTCGGCGCAGATCACCGAGAACCATCCGCTCGAGACGCTGGTGGGGCAACAGGTCGCGGCCGTCGTCAATTTTCCCCCGCGCCAGATCGGGCCGGTCGTATCGGAAGTGCTGACGCTCGGATTTCCCGATGCCGACGGCAAGGTCGTGCTGGTGCAGCCGGGCAAGCCGGTGCCGAACGGCGGACGGCTGTTCTAG
- a CDS encoding TetR/AcrR family transcriptional regulator, which yields MPKISDKQREGRRRQILEAALACFAENGFHQTGMADIVKRSGLSHGAVYLYFRSKDDLIEALADDRHRREAVLNSVAQGSGDPIEGLHALVRVYAQWLTDPAGEARRRVGIHGWAEALRNRRVRTSVVEGIEMPRALIVALVERAQHDGLIRRDLGADAIARVLIAIFQGFVLQKCWGEDFDVDACMAAVDGVIDGFRTTKPDVKRRTRA from the coding sequence ATGCCGAAGATCAGCGACAAGCAGCGTGAAGGCCGGCGACGGCAGATCCTCGAGGCCGCCCTCGCCTGCTTCGCCGAGAACGGCTTTCACCAGACCGGCATGGCCGACATCGTGAAGCGGTCGGGGCTGAGCCATGGCGCGGTCTATCTCTACTTCCGGAGCAAGGACGACCTGATCGAGGCGCTCGCCGACGACCGGCACCGCCGCGAAGCCGTGCTCAACTCGGTCGCGCAGGGATCGGGCGATCCGATCGAAGGACTTCACGCGCTGGTCCGCGTCTACGCGCAATGGCTCACCGATCCCGCCGGCGAAGCGCGGCGGCGCGTCGGCATCCATGGCTGGGCCGAGGCGCTGCGTAACCGCCGCGTCCGCACCAGCGTCGTCGAAGGCATCGAGATGCCGCGCGCCCTGATCGTGGCGCTGGTCGAGCGCGCCCAGCACGACGGCCTCATCAGGCGCGATCTCGGCGCCGACGCCATCGCGCGCGTGTTGATCGCTATCTTCCAGGGCTTTGTGCTGCAAAAATGCTGGGGCGAGGACTTTGACGTCGATGCCTGCATGGCGGCTGTCGATGGCGTGATCGACGGCTTCCGCACGACGAAGCCGGACGTCAAGCGACGAACCCGGGCTTGA
- a CDS encoding ArsC family reductase, whose amino-acid sequence MPNIIYGIKNCDTMKKARAWLDSHGVAYEFHDYKTAGVEKDKLKQWSDKLGWEILLNRAGTTFKKLPDSDREGLTEKKALALMLAQPSMIKRPVLEVGGKLLVGFKPDIYAKEVRAK is encoded by the coding sequence TTGCCCAACATCATCTACGGCATCAAGAACTGCGACACCATGAAGAAGGCGCGCGCCTGGCTCGACAGCCATGGCGTTGCCTATGAGTTTCACGACTACAAGACGGCGGGCGTCGAGAAGGACAAGCTCAAGCAGTGGAGCGACAAGCTCGGCTGGGAGATTCTGCTCAATCGTGCCGGCACGACCTTCAAGAAGCTGCCCGACTCCGACAGGGAGGGTCTTACCGAAAAGAAGGCACTGGCGTTGATGCTAGCGCAACCATCGATGATCAAGCGTCCGGTGCTGGAAGTCGGCGGCAAGCTGCTGGTCGGCTTCAAGCCGGACATCTACGCCAAGGAAGTCAGGGCGAAGTAA
- a CDS encoding RNA polymerase sigma factor, producing the protein MSAAAISPNLFEAARLGDPEAIASLLATAQPDIRRYARATCRSSADAEDATQEALWILFRHVGTIRSLLALSAWLFSVVRRECLRLARKAGLMPAIAASDAEAALLSRPEADLRLDVAAAFEALPLHYRDVALMRDVKEMTIDEIAVALGASRQTVKARLHRARALMREYLTR; encoded by the coding sequence GTGAGCGCGGCTGCGATCTCGCCCAACCTGTTCGAGGCGGCGCGGCTCGGCGATCCCGAGGCGATCGCGTCGCTGCTCGCGACGGCGCAGCCCGATATCCGCCGCTACGCGCGCGCCACCTGCCGCAGCTCGGCGGATGCCGAGGATGCGACGCAGGAGGCGCTGTGGATCCTGTTCCGCCATGTCGGCACCATCCGCTCGCTGCTGGCGCTGTCCGCCTGGCTGTTCAGCGTGGTTCGGCGCGAATGCCTGCGGCTCGCGCGCAAGGCCGGCCTTATGCCGGCCATCGCTGCGAGTGACGCGGAGGCCGCACTGCTGTCGCGGCCCGAGGCCGATCTGCGGCTCGACGTGGCCGCGGCCTTCGAGGCGCTGCCGCTGCACTATCGCGACGTCGCGCTGATGCGCGACGTCAAGGAGATGACCATCGACGAAATCGCCGTCGCACTCGGCGCGTCCAGGCAGACCGTCAAGGCACGCCTGCATCGCGCCCGCGCATTGATGCGCGAATATCTGACGAGATGA
- a CDS encoding sulfite exporter TauE/SafE family protein: MSWIYELLAGIGVGLVGGATSGFMGTSPGGGLVIFSVLLLGAEQHVAQGTSLITQVPPTGFAGVRRYWQSGNRSPLQWIVWIGIGFLVGGAGGGYAAAGVSDAVLQWTYVVYLALLIAALLLRRDRKDGAGEAGDPAELPWLPLFLIGALAGFSSGFMGIGGGLAITVGLAAGLRVPQHQAQLVSLVFSVIPTNIPAAWIYWSKGLMVGWPAIIGIVAGLWVGTDLGARMANGVSKSVLRRVMIALVSLMALYMTYKALS; encoded by the coding sequence ATGTCCTGGATCTACGAACTGCTCGCAGGCATCGGCGTCGGCCTCGTCGGCGGCGCGACATCGGGCTTCATGGGCACGAGCCCGGGCGGCGGTCTCGTGATCTTCTCCGTTCTGCTGCTCGGCGCGGAGCAGCACGTCGCCCAGGGCACCTCGCTGATCACGCAGGTCCCGCCGACCGGTTTCGCCGGAGTGCGCCGCTACTGGCAGAGCGGCAATCGCAGTCCGCTGCAATGGATCGTCTGGATCGGCATCGGATTTCTCGTCGGTGGCGCGGGCGGCGGCTATGCCGCGGCCGGCGTGTCCGACGCAGTGCTGCAATGGACCTACGTCGTCTACCTCGCTCTGCTGATCGCAGCCCTGCTGCTGCGCCGCGACCGCAAGGACGGAGCTGGCGAGGCCGGCGATCCCGCCGAACTGCCCTGGCTCCCGCTGTTCCTCATCGGCGCGCTGGCCGGCTTTTCCTCCGGCTTCATGGGGATCGGCGGCGGCCTGGCGATCACCGTCGGCCTTGCCGCGGGCCTGCGCGTGCCGCAGCACCAGGCGCAACTCGTCAGCCTCGTCTTCTCGGTGATCCCGACCAACATTCCAGCGGCGTGGATCTACTGGAGCAAGGGGCTCATGGTCGGCTGGCCGGCCATCATCGGCATCGTCGCCGGCCTCTGGGTCGGCACCGATCTCGGCGCACGCATGGCCAATGGCGTCAGCAAATCGGTGCTGCGCCGGGTCATGATCGCCCTCGTCTCGCTGATGGCGCTCTACATGACCTACAAGGCGCTGAGCTAG
- a CDS encoding acetolactate synthase large subunit, which yields MSGQERKVKGSDLFVAALENEGVDRIFGVPGEENLDLVESLRTSKIELILTRHEQAAAFMAATHGRLTGKPGVCLSTLGPGALNLSTGAAYAHLGAMPMILITGQKPIMSSRQARFQIVDVVATMKPLTKLSRQIISASSIPTVVRDAFRVAMEERPGPVHLELPEDIAGDEVPAAPVIPIHPIEIPVAHRAALDRAAEMILAARHPLVMMGAATSRPRSTHGIASFVRRTGIPFFTTQMGKGTVPGGTNLYMGTAALSERDYVHDAIDAADLIVAIGHDPIEKPPFIMGPSGPKVIHVSYTSASVEQVYFPDAEVVGDVGPSLELLADRLEGKLPQAAALLPLREEILRHIADRATEARWPPTPQRIVHDIRQVIPENGIVALDNGMYKIWFARNYRTRVANTLLLDNALATMGAGLPSAMMAAMLYPDRRVLAVAGDGGFMMNSQEMETAVRLKLNLVVLVLEDNAYGMIRWKQAVDHFADFGMTFGNPDFVLYAKAYGAKGHRIASIDSFGPTLDAAFREGGVHLVSIPIDYSENVRVLVDELRAHEKSKA from the coding sequence ATGAGCGGGCAGGAGCGCAAGGTGAAGGGATCGGACCTGTTTGTCGCGGCGCTGGAGAATGAAGGCGTCGATCGCATCTTCGGCGTTCCCGGCGAAGAAAACCTCGATCTCGTGGAATCGCTCCGCACCTCCAAGATCGAGCTGATCCTGACCCGCCACGAGCAGGCGGCCGCCTTCATGGCTGCCACCCATGGCCGGCTCACCGGGAAGCCCGGCGTCTGTCTCTCGACGCTCGGCCCAGGGGCGCTCAATCTGTCCACGGGTGCGGCCTATGCGCATCTCGGCGCGATGCCGATGATCCTGATCACCGGCCAGAAGCCGATCATGAGCAGCAGGCAGGCGCGCTTCCAGATCGTGGACGTGGTCGCGACCATGAAGCCGCTGACAAAGCTGTCGCGGCAGATCATCAGCGCCTCCAGCATCCCGACCGTGGTGCGCGATGCCTTTCGCGTGGCGATGGAGGAGCGGCCGGGGCCGGTGCATCTCGAACTGCCCGAGGACATCGCGGGCGATGAAGTGCCGGCCGCTCCCGTGATTCCGATCCATCCGATCGAGATTCCGGTCGCCCACCGCGCCGCGCTCGATCGTGCCGCCGAGATGATTCTCGCCGCAAGGCATCCGCTGGTGATGATGGGCGCCGCGACCAGCCGGCCGCGATCGACCCACGGCATCGCGAGCTTCGTGCGGCGAACCGGCATTCCCTTTTTCACCACGCAGATGGGGAAGGGCACCGTGCCCGGCGGCACCAATCTCTATATGGGCACCGCGGCGCTGTCGGAGCGCGACTATGTCCACGACGCGATCGACGCCGCCGATCTGATCGTGGCGATCGGTCACGACCCGATCGAGAAGCCGCCCTTCATCATGGGGCCGTCGGGCCCGAAGGTTATTCACGTCAGCTACACGTCGGCCAGCGTCGAGCAGGTCTATTTCCCGGATGCCGAGGTTGTCGGCGACGTGGGCCCGAGTCTGGAGCTGCTCGCCGACCGGCTCGAAGGCAAGCTGCCGCAGGCCGCGGCGCTGCTGCCGCTCCGTGAGGAGATCCTCAGGCATATCGCCGACCGCGCCACCGAGGCGCGCTGGCCGCCGACGCCGCAGCGGATCGTGCACGACATTCGCCAGGTGATCCCGGAGAACGGCATCGTCGCGCTCGACAACGGCATGTACAAGATCTGGTTCGCGCGCAACTACCGCACCCGCGTCGCCAACACGCTGTTGTTGGACAACGCGCTGGCGACGATGGGCGCAGGCCTGCCGTCGGCGATGATGGCGGCGATGCTCTATCCCGATCGCCGCGTGCTCGCGGTCGCCGGCGACGGCGGATTCATGATGAACAGCCAGGAGATGGAAACCGCCGTCCGCCTCAAGCTCAACCTGGTCGTGCTGGTGCTGGAGGACAACGCCTACGGCATGATCCGCTGGAAGCAGGCAGTCGATCATTTCGCCGATTTCGGCATGACCTTTGGCAATCCCGATTTCGTCCTCTACGCGAAGGCCTATGGAGCCAAGGGCCATCGCATCGCGAGTATCGACAGCTTCGGCCCGACGCTGGATGCCGCGTTCAGGGAAGGCGGCGTGCACCTGGTCTCGATCCCGATCGACTATTCGGAGAACGTGCGGGTGCTCGTGGATGAGCTGCGGGCTCACGAGAAGTCGAAGGCGTGA
- a CDS encoding ABC transporter ATP-binding protein codes for MADEFILETEGLTKEFAGFFAVRDVALKVRRGSIHALIGPNGAGKTTCFNLLTKFLRPSAGKILYKGQDITAMAPADVARMGLVRSFQISAVFPHMTALENVRVALQRQHGSSFDFWRSKSVLNRFNDRARDLLNDVGLSEFANTPAVEMPYGRKRALEIATTLALDPEMMLLDEPMAGMGHEDIDKIAALIKRISAKYTILMVEHNLSVVANLSDIITVLTRGQVLAQGHYSELTKDERVKEAYLGAGHA; via the coding sequence TTGGCCGATGAGTTCATTCTCGAAACGGAAGGCTTGACCAAGGAGTTCGCGGGCTTCTTCGCTGTCCGCGACGTTGCGCTCAAGGTCCGCCGTGGGAGCATTCACGCGTTGATCGGCCCGAACGGCGCCGGCAAGACGACGTGCTTCAATCTTTTGACCAAGTTCCTCAGGCCGTCCGCCGGGAAGATCCTGTACAAGGGACAGGACATCACCGCGATGGCGCCGGCCGACGTGGCCCGCATGGGACTGGTGCGATCGTTCCAGATCTCGGCGGTGTTTCCGCATATGACCGCATTGGAAAACGTTCGCGTCGCGCTTCAGCGCCAGCACGGCAGTTCCTTCGATTTCTGGCGCTCCAAGTCCGTGCTCAACCGTTTCAACGATCGCGCACGCGATCTGTTGAACGATGTCGGCCTCAGCGAGTTTGCCAATACGCCTGCGGTCGAGATGCCCTACGGGCGCAAGCGCGCACTCGAGATTGCAACCACGCTCGCGCTCGACCCCGAGATGATGCTGCTGGACGAGCCGATGGCCGGCATGGGCCACGAGGACATCGACAAGATCGCGGCGCTGATCAAGCGCATCTCCGCGAAATACACCATCCTGATGGTCGAGCATAATCTGAGCGTCGTGGCGAATCTCTCCGACATCATCACCGTGCTGACGCGCGGGCAGGTTCTCGCGCAGGGCCATTACAGCGAGCTCACCAAGGACGAACGCGTCAAGGAAGCCTATCTGGGAGCCGGTCATGCCTGA
- a CDS encoding serine hydrolase domain-containing protein yields the protein MDARATDFSAVRTAMQRYVDQEIIPGVSWAVLRGREVVDQQCVGLADREAKTALRTDHIFRAFSNTKIFVTCAIMLLVEEGRIGLDDVVEKFLPQLGNRRVLKQDASSLADVEPAKGSITIRQLLTHTSGLSYGIFDPGTVLFKGYNEAGVLNPLTPLTDMIDKLADLPLSYHPGTGWEYSVATDVVGRVVEVVSGKSLDAFLKARIFDPLAMTDTGFYVPEAQQGRLVALYTGADVLDPMKPGLTRADNLPYPQAYRRPFPRLSGGGGLVSTLPDMLALVRALVPGADTLLKSETLGQMVTNQLPAGQTIRFANLGPMPGKGFGLGGAVTFAPTPFDPPNSTGEFQWGGLAGTHWWICPQANTAGVLMAQRYMGFWNPFFFEFKRLAYQAVGA from the coding sequence ATGGACGCCAGGGCAACCGATTTTTCCGCCGTACGGACGGCGATGCAGCGCTACGTCGATCAGGAGATCATTCCCGGCGTGTCCTGGGCGGTGCTGCGCGGCCGGGAGGTCGTTGACCAGCAATGCGTCGGGCTTGCCGACCGCGAAGCCAAAACCGCGCTCCGGACCGACCACATTTTCCGCGCGTTTTCGAATACCAAGATCTTCGTCACGTGCGCGATCATGCTTCTGGTGGAAGAGGGCCGCATCGGGCTTGACGATGTCGTCGAAAAATTCCTGCCGCAGCTCGGCAATCGCAGGGTGCTGAAGCAGGACGCTTCGAGCCTTGCCGATGTCGAGCCGGCGAAGGGCTCGATCACGATCCGCCAGCTCCTGACCCACACCTCCGGCCTCAGCTACGGCATCTTCGACCCCGGCACGGTGCTGTTCAAAGGCTATAACGAGGCGGGCGTGCTCAATCCGTTGACGCCGCTGACCGACATGATCGACAAGCTTGCCGATCTGCCGCTGTCCTATCATCCCGGCACGGGCTGGGAATATTCGGTGGCGACCGACGTGGTCGGCCGCGTTGTCGAGGTCGTCTCCGGAAAATCCCTCGATGCCTTCCTCAAGGCGCGCATTTTCGATCCGCTCGCCATGACCGATACCGGCTTCTACGTGCCCGAAGCGCAGCAGGGCAGGCTGGTCGCGCTCTACACCGGCGCCGACGTGCTTGATCCGATGAAGCCCGGTCTGACGCGGGCCGACAATCTGCCTTACCCGCAGGCCTATCGCCGTCCGTTCCCGCGGCTCTCGGGCGGCGGCGGTCTGGTCTCGACCCTGCCGGACATGCTTGCGCTGGTGCGCGCCTTGGTGCCTGGGGCAGATACACTGCTGAAGTCGGAGACGCTGGGGCAGATGGTGACGAACCAGCTGCCCGCAGGCCAGACCATCCGCTTTGCCAATCTCGGGCCGATGCCCGGCAAGGGTTTTGGTCTCGGCGGCGCCGTCACCTTCGCGCCGACGCCGTTCGATCCGCCGAATTCCACCGGCGAATTCCAGTGGGGCGGCCTTGCCGGCACCCATTGGTGGATCTGCCCGCAGGCGAATACCGCCGGCGTCCTGATGGCCCAGCGCTACATGGGCTTCTGGAATCCGTTCTTCTTCGAGTTCAAGCGCCTGGCCTACCAGGCGGTCGGAGCCTGA
- a CDS encoding DUF429 domain-containing protein codes for MNNYLGLDGFRYGWVAAWIDERGDHGFDYSPGLTRLLAMPHARAMIDMPIGLNVSGYRTCDLRARELVGPAVFLGARRDLWRFPDMAAANRHYWEHEGKGRGVSAQLWNIRDKIRDVDEIMTPARQATIGEAHPELIFWNLAGRLRLESKGSAQGREQRIALLEQRGFTRLRKWLTQRHGTGIGRDDLIDACACAVAARDSTQSVGDGEIDPRGLRVEINY; via the coding sequence GTGAATAATTATCTCGGTCTCGATGGATTTCGTTACGGCTGGGTCGCAGCCTGGATCGACGAGCGCGGCGATCACGGCTTCGACTATTCGCCGGGGCTGACGCGATTGCTCGCGATGCCACATGCGCGCGCGATGATCGACATGCCGATTGGGTTGAACGTGAGCGGCTATCGAACATGCGACCTGCGTGCGCGCGAACTGGTCGGCCCCGCCGTGTTTCTCGGCGCGCGCCGCGACCTCTGGAGATTTCCCGACATGGCGGCAGCCAATCGTCATTACTGGGAGCACGAAGGCAAGGGCAGAGGCGTGTCGGCGCAGCTCTGGAACATCAGGGACAAGATCAGGGATGTCGACGAGATCATGACGCCGGCACGGCAAGCCACGATCGGCGAAGCGCATCCGGAATTGATCTTCTGGAATCTCGCCGGGCGCCTACGGCTGGAGAGCAAGGGATCAGCGCAAGGCCGCGAACAACGCATCGCGCTACTGGAGCAACGCGGCTTTACACGCTTGCGGAAATGGCTGACGCAGCGTCACGGCACCGGCATCGGCCGTGACGATCTCATCGACGCCTGCGCCTGCGCGGTCGCAGCGCGCGACAGCACGCAGTCGGTCGGTGATGGCGAGATCGATCCGCGCGGATTGCGAGTGGAGATCAACTATTGA
- a CDS encoding GNAT family N-acetyltransferase, producing the protein MSDSDEALLDRPIWSALTTSQKHLAEGGPRALRYPVDMTPFADMADMSAASFAALRDLLSGSQVAALFTPEPVEMPAGFKVVLAETGEQMIGSPADSSLRDAEIVRLSAADVPAMMALTDLTKPGPFALRTHELGTFLGIRVGGELVAMTGERMKPGRFVEMTAVCVHPDYRGRGYAQALLAAVARRIEARGKIPFLHVFSGNASAIALYQRQGMRIRRRLYVTAFMKEG; encoded by the coding sequence GTGTCCGACAGCGATGAGGCGCTGCTGGATCGCCCGATCTGGAGCGCGCTGACAACGAGCCAGAAGCATCTGGCGGAGGGTGGCCCGCGAGCGCTGCGCTATCCCGTGGACATGACGCCGTTTGCCGACATGGCCGACATGTCCGCGGCAAGTTTTGCCGCGCTCCGTGATCTCCTGTCGGGCTCGCAGGTTGCCGCGTTGTTCACGCCGGAGCCGGTCGAAATGCCCGCCGGTTTCAAGGTGGTGCTGGCCGAGACCGGCGAGCAGATGATCGGCTCGCCCGCTGACAGTTCGCTGCGCGACGCCGAGATCGTCAGATTAAGCGCCGCCGACGTTCCCGCCATGATGGCGCTGACGGATCTGACGAAGCCCGGTCCATTCGCACTGCGTACACATGAGCTCGGCACATTCCTCGGCATCCGCGTCGGTGGCGAACTGGTCGCGATGACCGGCGAGCGGATGAAGCCGGGAAGGTTCGTCGAAATGACAGCCGTCTGCGTCCATCCGGACTATCGCGGGCGCGGCTATGCGCAGGCGCTGCTCGCGGCGGTCGCGCGCCGGATCGAGGCGCGCGGCAAAATTCCGTTCCTGCACGTGTTTTCCGGCAACGCGTCCGCGATCGCGCTGTACCAGCGACAGGGCATGCGGATTCGGCGGCGCCTGTACGTCACTGCGTTCATGAAGGAGGGATAG